Proteins encoded within one genomic window of Flavobacterium gilvum:
- the istB gene encoding IS21-like element helper ATPase IstB: MNESTVTKMRQMKLYGMFNAFKTAIESGRTDHYTLDQFVSMIIDAEWDERHNRRIERSIKNAKFHYKSNIENVNFDVSRNLDRNTVLRLAECEFVEKNENILITGSTGVGKSYLGTALGYQACIHGYKVSYFNTSKLFAKLKMAKADGSYLRELAKIERQDVIILDDFGLQALDSQNRITLLEIIEDRHNNGSIIVTSQIPVQGWYDIIGEKTIADAILDRLIHQAHRLELHGESMRKKRGINKE; the protein is encoded by the coding sequence ATGAATGAATCCACAGTAACAAAAATGAGACAAATGAAACTTTACGGAATGTTTAATGCTTTTAAAACAGCGATTGAAAGCGGAAGAACAGACCACTACACACTCGATCAATTTGTATCGATGATTATTGATGCTGAATGGGACGAAAGGCACAATCGTCGTATAGAACGCAGTATAAAGAATGCTAAATTCCATTACAAATCAAATATTGAAAATGTCAATTTTGATGTATCCCGCAATCTTGACCGGAATACAGTTCTTCGTCTGGCAGAATGCGAATTTGTTGAAAAAAATGAAAACATCTTAATCACAGGAAGTACAGGTGTAGGCAAAAGTTATTTAGGTACCGCATTGGGTTACCAAGCCTGTATTCATGGCTATAAAGTAAGCTATTTTAATACTTCGAAGCTGTTTGCTAAATTAAAAATGGCCAAAGCAGATGGTTCTTACCTAAGAGAACTTGCCAAAATTGAAAGGCAAGACGTTATCATACTTGACGATTTTGGACTCCAGGCATTAGATAGTCAAAACCGAATTACACTTTTGGAGATTATTGAAGACAGGCATAATAACGGTTCTATAATTGTTACATCGCAAATTCCTGTACAAGGTTGGTATGATATAATTGGCGAAAAAACTATAGCTGACGCAATTTTGGATAGACTTATACATCAAGCCCACAGACTCGAATTGCATGGGGAATCTATGAGAAAGAAAAGAGGAATAAACAAGGAATAA
- a CDS encoding sensor histidine kinase yields MNFDYILLLIVFSHLRRTLQSKILLPQIDKYLRIGFWISIGLLIAGLFLDSSRAIIAWIAHGILFTLIYFCLTQKEFKSVKTFIYSILPFVAVNFLEDFTKLINSSFHKEWNNYFHAAISFSIIWIFAMFFITRKQRKDMEREQLKAIELEKEFQQSEILKAKLEEQVAERTAEIQGQKEELQKAFEELKTTQAQLIQSEKMASLGELTAGIAHEIQNPLNFVNNFSEVSNELLDEMNEEIAKGDFEEVKNIANDIKKNLEKINLHGKRADSIVKGMLQHSRISSGQKEPTDINKLADEYLRLAYHGFRAKDKSFNATIVTDFDETIGTTNLIPQDMGRVILNLITNAFYAVTEKKKSSMENFEPTVTIKTQKSENHLEIIVKDNGNGIPKNVVDKIFQPFFTTKPTGQGTGLGLSLSYDIVKAHHGDLKVKTKEKEGSEFIICLTDNKL; encoded by the coding sequence ATGAACTTTGACTATATTCTTTTACTAATCGTTTTTAGTCATTTGCGAAGAACTTTGCAAAGCAAAATTCTATTGCCTCAAATTGATAAATATTTGCGTATTGGGTTTTGGATCTCGATTGGGCTTTTAATCGCTGGACTTTTTCTAGATTCAAGCAGAGCAATAATTGCTTGGATAGCGCACGGAATATTATTTACCCTAATCTACTTTTGCCTTACTCAAAAGGAATTTAAATCAGTTAAAACTTTTATTTATTCGATATTGCCCTTTGTGGCAGTAAACTTTTTAGAAGATTTTACAAAACTCATCAATTCTTCTTTTCATAAAGAGTGGAATAATTATTTTCACGCTGCAATTTCTTTTTCAATCATTTGGATTTTTGCCATGTTTTTCATTACTAGAAAACAACGAAAAGACATGGAAAGAGAACAATTAAAAGCCATAGAGCTGGAAAAAGAGTTTCAACAGTCCGAAATTTTAAAGGCAAAATTAGAAGAGCAGGTAGCTGAACGAACAGCTGAAATTCAAGGTCAAAAAGAAGAGCTGCAAAAAGCCTTTGAAGAACTAAAAACTACTCAGGCACAGCTTATTCAATCTGAAAAAATGGCTTCACTCGGGGAACTTACAGCCGGAATTGCACATGAAATTCAAAATCCATTAAACTTTGTCAATAATTTCAGTGAAGTCAGCAATGAACTATTGGACGAAATGAATGAGGAAATAGCAAAAGGAGATTTTGAAGAGGTAAAAAACATTGCAAACGACATCAAAAAAAACCTGGAAAAAATAAATCTTCATGGTAAACGTGCTGACAGTATTGTTAAGGGGATGCTTCAACATTCCCGTATCAGTTCCGGACAAAAAGAACCTACAGATATAAACAAACTTGCCGATGAATATTTGCGATTGGCTTACCATGGATTTCGAGCCAAAGACAAATCATTTAATGCAACTATAGTGACCGATTTTGATGAGACTATCGGTACTACTAATCTTATTCCCCAAGATATGGGAAGAGTGATTTTAAATTTGATTACCAATGCGTTTTATGCGGTCACCGAAAAAAAGAAATCTAGCATGGAAAATTTTGAACCAACAGTTACGATTAAAACCCAAAAAAGTGAAAATCATTTAGAGATTATTGTAAAGGATAATGGCAATGGAATTCCGAAAAATGTAGTTGACAAAATTTTTCAACCCTTTTTTACCACCAAACCTACTGGGCAAGGAACTGGATTGGGATTGTCATTGAGCTATGACATCGTAAAAGCACATCATGGAGATTTGAAAGTAAAAACGAAAGAAAAGGAAGGATCAGAATTTATTATTTGTTTAACCGATAATAAGCTATAA
- a CDS encoding ATP-binding protein, with translation MKKYPLILLVIVISAGSLHGQESINRYNFQADSVQRLLVKHRGNDEQKIIWLNEFARFSFHALEFKQGLIATKQARELSKKAHYKNGEVQYLRTMSDLYRNDIFSFYYQKQADWLSTEEEKKESAGILNSKKLIWLKNLNHEKILAQLKTALPYFEKENDKEMQANIVFLIAGSYFEQGKVEEGKKTAAKALSLFKEQNQTFFIFQISSYMISDLINEGKREEAQKIEIELVKMISTIKDKKLMALLSIPMGDYYAATGRFSLAIEYYLKSTSVLEEDLNINDKDMLVQVYREIAFSYGSMNNQSKTLEYFIKSENLLKKMNDTVQIYDVYGNMVFALIGLKRYDEAKKFLALTLQDPRKDRAPLLLARNYDAKGQIEMMQSNYAAAIPFFIKSLGLFLKHSKNNSQFIYCHLTECYEKLNNLPKAIEYGLLAYSASKTYNSIGISLNSSLMLSRIYEQMGQKEEAFKYLKIYQQLKDGSDDLDAINHLANFETQSIIEKSNKQIEKLEKRRLEKEAENKNQRLWIFSITGALISALVVMLLLYRNNQHKQKANALLLKQKNEINKQRKIAEKALNELKTTQNQLIQSEKMASLGELTAGIAHEIQNPLNFVNNFSEVSNELIKEIQEERSKRNEERDEELVGEILEDISKNLDKINHHGKRADSIVKGMLQHSRISSRQKEPTDINKLADEYMRLAYYGLRAKDKSFNAELITDFDENLPKANVLTQEIGRVLLNLFTNAFYATHQMQKKLGETYKPMVSVKTLSKDKAIEIAVKDNGIGIPTAIKDKIMQPFFTTKPSGEGTGLGLSLSYDIVVKGHGGDIKIETKEGEGSTFFISIPLNQSIKP, from the coding sequence GTGAAAAAATATCCTCTAATACTTCTTGTAATTGTCATTTCGGCTGGATCACTGCATGGGCAGGAAAGCATCAATAGATATAACTTCCAAGCAGATAGTGTGCAACGACTTCTTGTGAAACATAGAGGAAATGATGAACAAAAAATAATTTGGTTAAATGAATTTGCCAGGTTCTCTTTTCATGCATTGGAATTTAAACAGGGTCTCATTGCAACTAAACAGGCGAGAGAGCTTTCCAAAAAAGCACATTACAAAAATGGAGAAGTTCAGTATTTGCGTACAATGAGCGACTTGTATAGAAATGATATTTTTTCATTTTACTATCAGAAACAAGCAGATTGGCTTTCGACAGAGGAGGAAAAGAAGGAAAGTGCAGGAATTTTGAATTCCAAAAAGTTGATATGGCTGAAGAATCTGAATCATGAAAAAATTCTGGCTCAGTTGAAGACTGCACTTCCTTATTTTGAAAAAGAAAATGATAAGGAAATGCAAGCAAATATTGTTTTTTTAATTGCTGGGAGTTATTTTGAACAGGGTAAAGTAGAAGAAGGAAAAAAGACAGCAGCTAAGGCGCTTTCCCTTTTTAAAGAACAGAATCAGACTTTTTTTATTTTTCAAATATCAAGTTATATGATATCTGATTTAATAAATGAAGGAAAACGGGAAGAAGCCCAAAAGATAGAAATTGAATTGGTAAAGATGATTTCTACTATTAAGGATAAAAAGTTAATGGCACTTTTATCTATTCCTATGGGGGATTATTACGCTGCCACTGGTCGATTTAGTTTGGCAATTGAATATTATTTAAAAAGTACTTCTGTATTGGAGGAGGATTTAAATATAAATGATAAAGATATGCTTGTACAGGTATATCGTGAGATAGCATTTAGTTATGGAAGTATGAACAATCAATCTAAAACTTTGGAGTATTTTATCAAATCCGAAAACCTACTAAAAAAAATGAATGATACTGTTCAGATTTATGACGTTTACGGTAATATGGTATTTGCGTTAATTGGACTAAAAAGGTATGATGAAGCCAAGAAATTTTTGGCACTTACTTTACAAGACCCAAGAAAGGATCGCGCACCTTTGTTATTGGCCAGAAATTATGACGCAAAAGGCCAGATTGAAATGATGCAGAGTAATTATGCAGCTGCTATTCCCTTTTTTATTAAATCACTTGGTCTGTTTTTAAAACACTCTAAGAATAACTCACAATTTATCTATTGTCATTTGACGGAGTGCTATGAAAAATTGAACAATTTGCCAAAAGCTATTGAATATGGTCTTCTTGCCTATAGTGCGTCCAAAACGTATAACAGTATAGGTATTTCGTTAAATTCGAGTTTAATGCTGTCCCGTATTTATGAACAAATGGGACAGAAAGAAGAAGCTTTCAAATACCTTAAGATCTATCAGCAATTAAAAGATGGATCTGATGACTTAGATGCCATAAATCACCTTGCTAATTTTGAAACGCAATCAATTATTGAAAAAAGCAACAAGCAAATAGAAAAACTCGAAAAGCGAAGATTAGAAAAAGAAGCCGAAAACAAGAATCAGCGTTTATGGATTTTTAGTATAACGGGAGCTTTGATATCTGCTTTAGTAGTGATGCTGTTGCTCTACCGAAACAATCAGCATAAACAGAAAGCAAATGCTCTTTTGCTGAAACAAAAAAATGAGATTAACAAACAACGAAAAATAGCCGAAAAAGCACTCAATGAATTAAAAACGACACAAAACCAGCTTATTCAATCTGAAAAAATGGCTTCTCTTGGAGAGCTTACCGCCGGGATTGCTCATGAAATTCAGAACCCATTAAATTTTGTCAATAATTTTAGTGAAGTGAGCAACGAACTCATTAAAGAAATCCAAGAAGAAAGATCCAAGCGTAATGAGGAAAGAGATGAAGAATTGGTTGGTGAAATTTTAGAAGATATTAGCAAAAATTTAGATAAAATAAATCATCATGGCAAACGCGCTGACAGTATTGTAAAAGGGATGCTTCAACATTCTCGTATCAGTTCCAGACAAAAAGAACCTACAGATATAAACAAACTTGCCGATGAATACATGAGGCTTGCCTATTATGGACTTCGGGCAAAAGATAAAAGTTTTAATGCGGAACTAATTACCGATTTTGATGAGAATTTGCCAAAAGCAAATGTATTGACACAAGAAATTGGTCGTGTGTTATTGAATTTGTTCACTAATGCTTTCTATGCGACACATCAAATGCAGAAAAAATTAGGGGAAACATACAAACCAATGGTCAGCGTGAAGACTTTGTCAAAAGATAAAGCAATTGAAATAGCTGTAAAAGACAACGGTATAGGAATCCCAACAGCCATCAAGGATAAAATCATGCAGCCGTTTTTTACCACCAAACCAAGTGGTGAGGGAACTGGCTTAGGGTTATCGCTGAGTTATGACATTGTGGTCAAAGGTCATGGAGGTGATATTAAAATAGAAACAAAAGAAGGTGAAGGAAGTACATTTTTTATTTCGATACCACTAAATCAATCTATTAAACCGTAA
- the istA gene encoding IS21 family transposase: protein MANKITDMSKIRKVIKFYCDGKSKLFISSYLSLSRNTVKKYISLFEVLGLNFEFIDKKTDAELELLFSQTTVESISPKLQTLHNYFPKMERELKKVGVTIQHMWEQYAAINPDGYRSSQFAHYYKVWSKQVNPVMHMNHKSGDKMYVDYAGKTLSIIDSDTGEIKEVQFFVAILGASQYTYAEASMSQQKEDFVTSVENAMRFFEGTPAAIVPDNLKSAVIKSSRFEPTINETLADLAEHYETTILPTRAYKPRDKSLVEGAVKILYRRIYVTLKETKFFSLEELNQQIWDLLDIHNNRKLTGRPYSRKELFVEDEKQKLRPLPQERFEIKYQSFATVMQNGHVQLSQDKNYYSVPYQYVKKKTKLLYTRSTVEIYYKYNRIAVHQRNYKPYVYTTTPEHLASSHQFVAQWSAARFIDWAGSIDESVGEYIMQIIESRNHPEQAYKSCLGILNFEKKVGKQRLINACKRALDFRIYNFKTIQNILENNLDRIDLEQEPEHELPNHGNIRGKQYYN, encoded by the coding sequence ATGGCAAACAAAATAACAGACATGAGTAAAATTAGAAAAGTAATTAAATTCTATTGTGATGGAAAAAGTAAGTTATTTATAAGTAGCTACTTATCCCTTTCTAGGAATACGGTAAAGAAGTATATTTCTTTATTTGAAGTTCTCGGATTAAACTTTGAATTTATTGATAAAAAAACAGATGCTGAACTAGAACTTTTGTTTTCACAGACTACTGTGGAATCAATTAGTCCCAAATTACAAACACTCCATAATTATTTTCCTAAAATGGAGCGTGAGCTAAAAAAAGTTGGCGTTACCATACAACATATGTGGGAACAATATGCTGCCATAAACCCTGATGGTTACAGGAGTTCTCAATTTGCTCATTATTACAAAGTATGGAGTAAACAAGTCAATCCAGTGATGCATATGAATCATAAATCCGGTGATAAAATGTATGTTGATTATGCTGGAAAAACACTATCCATTATTGATAGCGACACTGGAGAAATCAAAGAAGTACAATTCTTTGTGGCTATATTAGGGGCTAGTCAATACACCTATGCTGAAGCTTCTATGAGCCAGCAAAAGGAAGATTTTGTTACTTCTGTAGAAAATGCCATGCGCTTTTTTGAAGGCACTCCTGCAGCAATTGTTCCAGATAATTTAAAATCTGCAGTAATAAAAAGCAGTCGTTTTGAGCCAACAATTAATGAAACTTTAGCCGACTTAGCGGAACATTACGAAACTACAATCTTGCCAACTAGAGCTTATAAACCTAGAGATAAGTCATTAGTTGAAGGGGCTGTAAAGATATTATACAGAAGAATTTATGTAACACTAAAAGAAACCAAATTCTTTTCTCTAGAAGAATTAAACCAACAGATATGGGATTTATTAGACATTCATAATAATCGAAAACTAACAGGTCGTCCTTACTCACGAAAAGAATTGTTTGTAGAAGATGAGAAACAAAAACTGCGTCCACTACCACAAGAACGCTTTGAAATCAAATATCAATCCTTTGCAACGGTAATGCAAAATGGTCATGTCCAATTAAGTCAAGACAAAAATTATTACAGCGTTCCGTATCAATATGTAAAGAAAAAAACGAAACTCTTGTACACAAGATCAACCGTAGAGATCTATTATAAATACAATCGAATAGCGGTTCATCAGCGAAATTACAAACCTTATGTCTATACCACAACTCCAGAACATTTAGCCAGTTCACATCAGTTTGTAGCTCAGTGGAGTGCTGCTCGATTCATTGATTGGGCAGGTAGTATTGATGAGTCAGTAGGAGAATATATTATGCAGATAATCGAAAGCAGAAACCATCCTGAACAGGCTTATAAAAGTTGTTTAGGAATACTAAACTTTGAAAAAAAGGTTGGTAAGCAGCGATTAATAAATGCCTGTAAACGAGCGCTTGACTTTAGAATTTACAATTTTAAGACCATCCAAAATATTTTAGAAAACAACTTAGATCGTATTGATTTAGAACAGGAACCTGAGCATGAACTTCCGAACCACGGAAACATAAGAGGCAAACAGTATTATAATTAA
- a CDS encoding sensor histidine kinase has translation MKKCLFIILLFSFQVFYSSVFAQINSKNFTTYPELGGTTINDIITDRQGVVWIATSNGLVQYDGYEYKHYDVDPKDPKKMGSILTQKLYEAHDGHIWIGCTDLLSEYDPVTQTFKNYNFLKLTDFKLGSQVVISTINEDSRGRIYFGTYSVYGFIATHALFFKDEKSNEFRRFDSSIKEGIKNVFSSAIDHSDNIWIVAVNGFFRIDKNRNIHKEKRLIAEFPIEKYISTIKCDAKGNLWIASSSRTHAVLSVWNPNTGKLKSYPIRESSSKINTVFLIYEMELDSRGNIWLATSYGLMYFDLKKEQFEMLNENPNERLMRNILFCLHLDSFDNLWIGTESKGLLRYSNRVVLKSYVYNKEDKNSITSGWINRFLESADGKIWMANETGLNVFDPVKNTLTPYPISKSLPNLSQFFGIGLYSPDEILIETNIGFFLFDINNKTYSKIQLGPPLDKLFIYSLITDSNGNQWYCTVKGAFLKTKNKGILRHFDLKKIFGSDASSNEVVSVCEDAKHGIWLLTNNGLFLYNYKTDKVERYWFDKKKGDVLESQDINSLYVDKEGMVWVGTWGGGLSKCNVETGKIISYSTKDGLLSMGIQGILPDEKNKALWLSTFDGLSRFSIEDGQFNNFSMEEGIQGRLFADGGYLKSSGGLLFFGGSNGITVFNPNYISKNSKPPKVYITDFKIGDISMYYGNNSFQKNKKTIPKDFILKYNQNSISINYTGIHYSNPSKNEFTYKLENYDNKWREVGNIRTAYYYDLPPGDYTFRVKAANSNGVWNEKGASVAFSITPPWWRTWWAYTLYGILFLVLLILFDRFQRKRLLEKEYALAKEKELAHAREIEKAFNELKTTQLQLIQSEKMASLGELTAGIAHEIQNPLNFVNNFSEVSLELIDEMNDEMDKGETEEAKIIAVDIKQNLEKIIFHGKRADGIVKGMLQHSRISSGQKELTDINALADEYLRLAYHGLRAKDKSFNAVLETHFDEKLPKIDVVSQDIGRVLLNLFTNAFYAIQKQQQIATQGYKPVLSVTTLQKENCIEITVKDNGTGIPSAIRDKIMQPFFTTKPAGEGTGLGLSLSYDIVVKGHGGTINVETEEDNGATFIITLPI, from the coding sequence ATGAAAAAGTGCCTTTTTATAATCTTATTATTCAGTTTTCAGGTATTTTATTCCTCAGTTTTCGCACAAATTAATTCTAAAAATTTTACGACATATCCTGAATTGGGTGGCACTACCATAAATGATATTATTACTGATAGACAGGGTGTAGTTTGGATTGCTACCAGTAATGGACTCGTGCAATATGATGGATATGAATACAAGCATTATGACGTAGATCCCAAAGATCCCAAAAAAATGGGTAGTATATTAACCCAAAAACTTTATGAAGCCCATGATGGCCATATTTGGATTGGCTGTACAGATTTACTCAGTGAATACGATCCCGTAACTCAAACATTCAAAAACTATAATTTTTTAAAGCTAACAGATTTTAAATTGGGTTCCCAAGTTGTCATATCCACTATAAATGAGGATTCTAGGGGAAGAATTTATTTTGGAACCTATTCTGTATATGGTTTTATAGCCACTCACGCTCTTTTTTTTAAAGATGAAAAAAGTAATGAATTCAGGCGTTTTGATTCTTCCATTAAAGAAGGAATAAAAAACGTTTTTAGCTCTGCAATAGACCACTCGGACAATATATGGATTGTTGCTGTTAATGGTTTTTTTAGGATTGATAAAAATAGAAATATCCATAAAGAGAAACGGTTAATAGCTGAATTTCCTATTGAAAAGTACATAAGCACTATTAAATGCGATGCCAAAGGCAATCTATGGATTGCTTCCAGTAGCAGAACGCATGCAGTTCTAAGTGTTTGGAATCCAAATACCGGAAAATTAAAATCCTATCCTATTAGAGAATCAAGCAGTAAAATCAATACTGTTTTTTTGATTTATGAAATGGAGTTGGATTCAAGAGGTAATATCTGGCTTGCTACTTCATATGGTTTAATGTATTTTGATTTGAAAAAAGAGCAATTTGAGATGTTGAATGAAAATCCAAATGAAAGATTGATGAGAAATATTCTTTTTTGTCTTCATTTGGATTCTTTCGATAATCTTTGGATAGGAACTGAATCAAAAGGATTGCTTAGATACAGTAATCGGGTTGTTTTGAAATCCTACGTTTATAATAAAGAAGATAAAAATTCCATTACTTCGGGCTGGATCAATAGATTTTTAGAAAGTGCTGATGGTAAAATTTGGATGGCTAATGAAACAGGTCTTAATGTGTTTGATCCGGTTAAGAATACGCTAACACCTTATCCGATTTCAAAATCACTGCCTAATCTATCACAGTTCTTTGGAATTGGTTTGTATTCCCCCGATGAAATTCTTATTGAAACGAATATTGGTTTTTTTCTTTTTGATATTAATAACAAGACTTATTCAAAAATCCAGCTTGGTCCTCCACTTGATAAACTTTTTATTTACAGCCTAATTACAGATAGTAATGGAAATCAATGGTATTGTACAGTTAAAGGTGCTTTTTTAAAAACCAAAAATAAAGGAATATTACGTCATTTTGATTTGAAGAAGATTTTCGGTTCAGATGCTAGTAGTAATGAAGTAGTTAGTGTTTGCGAGGATGCTAAACACGGAATATGGTTGCTTACCAATAACGGTTTGTTTCTCTATAATTATAAAACTGATAAAGTTGAACGATATTGGTTTGATAAGAAAAAAGGAGATGTTTTAGAATCACAAGACATTAATTCCTTATATGTTGACAAAGAAGGAATGGTCTGGGTTGGGACTTGGGGTGGAGGTCTTAGCAAATGCAATGTCGAAACAGGAAAAATTATTAGCTATTCAACTAAAGACGGTTTACTTTCTATGGGAATTCAAGGTATTTTGCCAGACGAAAAAAACAAAGCGCTTTGGCTTAGCACTTTTGATGGGCTCAGCAGATTTAGTATTGAAGATGGGCAATTTAATAATTTTTCGATGGAAGAAGGTATCCAAGGACGTCTGTTTGCAGATGGAGGCTACCTTAAATCATCGGGAGGTCTTCTTTTTTTTGGAGGAAGCAACGGTATCACTGTCTTTAATCCGAATTATATATCTAAAAATTCAAAACCACCAAAAGTCTATATCACCGATTTTAAAATTGGTGATATCTCAATGTATTATGGCAACAATTCTTTTCAAAAAAATAAAAAAACAATACCGAAAGATTTTATATTAAAATACAATCAAAATAGTATTTCCATCAATTACACGGGAATACATTATTCGAATCCCTCAAAAAATGAATTTACCTATAAGCTTGAAAATTATGATAATAAATGGCGTGAGGTAGGGAATATCAGGACTGCTTATTATTACGATCTGCCTCCAGGGGATTATACGTTTAGAGTAAAAGCGGCTAATAGCAATGGCGTTTGGAACGAGAAAGGGGCATCGGTTGCTTTCAGTATAACTCCTCCTTGGTGGCGTACTTGGTGGGCTTATACACTATATGGTATTTTATTTCTAGTACTTTTGATTTTGTTTGATCGCTTCCAACGAAAAAGGCTTCTTGAAAAAGAATATGCATTGGCTAAGGAAAAAGAACTTGCCCATGCCCGTGAAATTGAGAAAGCTTTTAATGAACTTAAAACTACCCAACTTCAACTTATCCAATCCGAAAAAATGGCTTCACTCGGGGAACTTACAGCCGGGATTGCTCATGAAATACAGAATCCATTGAACTTTGTCAATAATTTTTCGGAAGTCAGTTTAGAACTGATTGATGAGATGAATGATGAAATGGATAAAGGCGAAACAGAAGAAGCGAAAATAATAGCAGTCGACATCAAACAAAATTTAGAAAAAATAATCTTTCATGGCAAACGCGCCGATGGAATTGTAAAAGGCATGTTACAGCATTCCCGAATTAGTTCTGGTCAAAAGGAACTAACGGATATTAACGCATTGGCCGATGAATATTTAAGGCTAGCTTATCATGGTTTACGGGCCAAAGACAAAAGCTTTAATGCAGTACTGGAAACACATTTTGACGAAAAACTTCCAAAGATTGATGTAGTTTCCCAAGATATTGGTCGTGTTTTACTCAATTTGTTTACCAATGCTTTTTATGCGATACAAAAACAACAACAAATAGCGACTCAAGGGTATAAACCCGTTTTAAGTGTGACAACGCTCCAAAAAGAAAATTGTATTGAAATTACGGTAAAAGATAATGGTACCGGAATTCCATCTGCAATTAGAGACAAAATAATGCAGCCTTTTTTTACTACGAAACCCGCCGGAGAAGGAACCGGTTTGGGATTGTCATTGAGTTATGACATTGTGGTCAAAGGGCATGGAGGAACTATTAATGTTGAGACCGAAGAAGACAATGGCGCCACGTTTATTATAACACTGCCCATATAA